One segment of Castanea sativa cultivar Marrone di Chiusa Pesio chromosome 3, ASM4071231v1 DNA contains the following:
- the LOC142627284 gene encoding protein CHLOROPLAST J-LIKE DOMAIN 1, chloroplastic — protein MAFAVSNAFHCPALHSPQRNLVPKFSKLPPSFLRFPRTILRTNGRVIYAAASAAGSSNPGSDLNPYEVLGVRPIEGFEKIKTVYTKKRREAERAGDEATAARLELAYDKVMMEQFTNRKKGMAYGSFKVSKDIKYADKQPIVPWGPRFTKSSEKDMRINMGISAVFAAWIFIKRSAEYKPLQFLAFAFVYRIFEKLKSFEPSVSPTYTEDGEDTGRALRMGKRLLRSLGLVFGCIAVSSLAYTGVLNLIEFVGGYIPAFLYNNQELLVTASTSIMLYVMASYYR, from the exons ATGGCTTTCGCAGTCTCCAATGCCTTTCACTGCCCCGCACTCCACTCTCCGCAAAGGAATTTGGTGCCCAAATTCTCAAAGCTCCCACCTTCGTTCCTCAG ATTTCCTAGAACAATCCTGCGGACTAATGGAAGGGTGATCTATGCTGCTGCATCTGCTGCAGGAAGCTCTAATCCTGGCAGTGATTTAAATCCGTATGAG GTGCTTGGTGTGAGACCCATTGAGGGATTTGAAAAGATCAAGACAGTATATACAAAAAAACGCAGGGAAGCTGAGAGAGCAGGTGATGAAGCAACTGCTGCCAGA CTTGAGCTAGCATATGATAAAGTCATGATGGAACAATTCACAAATCGGAAGAAGGGCATGGCATATGGTTCATTCAAG GTTTCAAAGGACATCAAATATGCTGATAAGCAGCCAATAGTACCATGGGGTCCAAG GTTCACCAAGTCCAGTGAAAAAGATATGCGCATCAACATGGGAATATCTGCAGTATTT GCAGCTTGGATTTTTATCAAGCGCAGTGCTGAATATAAACCTTTGCAATTTTTAGCCTTCGCTTTTGTTTATCGGATTTTTGAGAAGTTGAAGTCCTTTGAGCCATCTGTGTCACCAACATATACA GAAGATGGTGAAGATACAGGGCGAGCACTGCGTATGGGGAAGCGTCTGCTTCGTTCTCTTGGACTAGTTTTTGGCTGTATTGCTGTTTCATCTCTG GCATACACTGGtgttttaaatttgattgagtTTGTAGGTGGTTACATACCTGCCTTTCTTTACAACAACCAG GAACTATTAGTCACTGCTTCAACATCAATCATGCTCTACGTTATGGCATCATATTATAGATAA